A region of Rhizobium grahamii DNA encodes the following proteins:
- a CDS encoding inositol monophosphatase family protein: protein MARSALLNVMVQAAIKAGKSLGRDFGEVQNLQVSVKGPGDFVSNADRKAEKIVKDELMKARPTYGFLGEESEEIKGTDGAHRWIVDPLDGTTNFLHGIPQFAVSIALERNNEIVAGVVFNPATDELYTAERGGGAFLNDRRLRVGARRVLSDSVIGCGVPHLGRGNHGKFLVELRHVMGEVAGIRRLGSASLDLAYVAAGRFDGFWETGLSAWDIAAGILLIREAGGYVSDWDGGSSILETGSVVAGNEYIQKALLDVAKRPVPSR, encoded by the coding sequence ATGGCTCGTTCAGCTCTTCTCAATGTCATGGTTCAGGCTGCCATCAAGGCAGGCAAGTCGTTGGGGCGTGATTTCGGCGAAGTGCAGAACCTGCAGGTTTCCGTGAAGGGACCGGGCGACTTCGTTTCCAACGCCGACCGCAAGGCTGAGAAGATCGTCAAGGACGAGCTCATGAAGGCACGCCCGACCTACGGCTTCCTCGGCGAGGAGAGCGAGGAGATCAAGGGCACCGACGGCGCGCATCGCTGGATCGTCGATCCCCTCGACGGTACGACGAACTTCCTTCACGGCATTCCGCAGTTTGCCGTCTCGATCGCGCTCGAGCGCAACAACGAGATCGTTGCCGGTGTCGTGTTCAACCCGGCGACCGATGAGCTCTACACCGCCGAGCGCGGTGGTGGCGCCTTTCTCAACGATCGCCGCCTGCGCGTCGGCGCGCGCCGTGTCCTTTCGGACTCGGTGATCGGTTGCGGTGTACCGCATCTCGGCCGTGGCAATCATGGCAAGTTCCTCGTCGAGCTTCGGCATGTGATGGGCGAAGTCGCGGGTATCCGTCGTCTCGGCTCCGCCTCGCTCGATCTCGCTTATGTTGCGGCTGGCCGTTTCGATGGTTTCTGGGAAACCGGACTGTCCGCCTGGGATATCGCTGCCGGTATTCTGCTTATCCGCGAGGCCGGTGGTTACGTCTCCGATTGGGATGGCGGTTCGTCCATTCTGGAGACAGGTTCCGTCGTCGCCGGCAACGAATATATCCAGAAGGCACTGCTCGACGTTGCCAAGCGGCCGGTGCCCTCCCGCTAA
- a CDS encoding TetR/AcrR family transcriptional regulator, which translates to MARHKEFDRDWALDAAIGVFSQHGYEGSSTDALLTAMKISRQSMYDTFGDKRSLYLQALKRYNTDSVLRIIADTQHGQRPLEALEAALIAFASRPPSEASRGCLGVSAICEFGRTDADVSSLTDSAATTLGKAIGSLLDEARRTGQLAPEIDPEAATQFLGATLSGMKVSARNGASPEVLRNIASLAIRSLR; encoded by the coding sequence ATGGCACGACACAAGGAATTCGACAGGGACTGGGCACTCGATGCCGCGATCGGCGTCTTCTCGCAGCATGGCTACGAGGGAAGCTCGACCGATGCGCTGCTGACGGCAATGAAGATCAGCCGGCAAAGCATGTACGACACCTTTGGCGACAAGCGCAGCCTCTACCTGCAGGCGCTGAAGCGCTACAACACCGACAGCGTTCTCAGGATCATCGCCGACACGCAGCATGGCCAGAGGCCGCTTGAAGCCCTGGAAGCCGCGCTGATCGCCTTTGCCTCCCGACCGCCTTCGGAGGCATCGAGGGGCTGCCTCGGCGTCAGCGCTATCTGCGAGTTCGGTCGCACCGACGCAGACGTGTCGAGCCTCACCGACAGTGCAGCCACGACACTCGGCAAGGCGATCGGCTCCCTACTCGATGAGGCCCGCAGAACCGGCCAACTTGCACCCGAGATCGATCCGGAAGCCGCCACGCAATTCCTCGGCGCAACATTGTCGGGCATGAAAGTCAGCGCCCGCAATGGGGCAAGTCCGGAAGTGCTGCGCAACATCGCCAGCCTTGCCATTCGAAGCCTTCGTTAA
- a CDS encoding 3-oxoacyl-ACP reductase family protein, whose protein sequence is MTVTKPLHEKVAIVTGGSRGIGAAIVRRLAADGAAVAFTYANSSEKADAIVAEIEGSGGKALAIKADSADAAALRKAIDRAVDHFGALDILVNNAGILLLNKLEDFPLEDFDRMFAVNVRAVFAGTQAAARHMHEGGRIITIGSVVADRSGFPTSSVYSMTKGAVAAMTRGLARDLGPRGITVNTIQPGPTETDMNSDPASHEMLKGLMALGRLGEDREIAGLAAYLASPEAAFITGASLTIDGGYLA, encoded by the coding sequence ATGACAGTGACAAAACCACTTCACGAAAAGGTCGCGATCGTAACAGGCGGCTCGCGCGGTATCGGGGCGGCGATCGTCCGCAGGCTTGCTGCCGATGGCGCCGCGGTCGCCTTCACCTACGCCAACTCCAGCGAAAAGGCCGATGCCATCGTCGCGGAGATCGAAGGAAGCGGCGGAAAGGCGCTCGCCATCAAGGCCGACAGCGCCGACGCGGCCGCCCTGCGGAAAGCGATCGATCGAGCTGTCGATCACTTCGGCGCGCTCGACATTCTGGTCAACAATGCGGGTATTCTGCTGTTGAACAAGCTGGAGGATTTTCCGCTCGAGGACTTCGACCGGATGTTCGCCGTCAATGTCCGCGCTGTCTTCGCCGGCACGCAGGCTGCGGCGAGGCACATGCATGAGGGCGGCAGGATCATCACGATCGGCAGCGTCGTGGCCGATCGAAGCGGCTTCCCGACATCATCGGTCTATAGCATGACGAAAGGCGCGGTCGCCGCGATGACGCGCGGCCTCGCACGCGATCTCGGCCCGCGCGGTATCACGGTCAACACAATCCAGCCCGGCCCCACGGAGACGGACATGAATTCCGATCCGGCTTCTCATGAAATGCTGAAAGGATTGATGGCACTTGGCCGCCTGGGCGAGGATCGCGAAATTGCCGGCCTTGCCGCCTATCTTGCAAGCCCGGAAGCCGCCTTCATCACCGGCGCCAGCCTGACGATCGACGGCGGCTATCTCGCCTGA
- a CDS encoding protein-glutamate methylesterase/protein-glutamine glutaminase, with protein MGKKIRVLIIDDSASVRQTLVRVLQEDPEIEVMGVATDPFMAAKKIQEEIPDVITLDVEMPRMDGITFLRKLMSQRPIPVVMCSSLTEAGSETLLQALEAGAVDVILKSKIGAADSLADDAVRIREVVKSASHARLGNMRRAMSALRPGREAPPQKLTADAMLPPPTGRAMAKTTEMVVCVGASTGGTEALREFLEALPANAPGMVIVQHMPEKFTAAFAKRLNGLCEVEVKEAVDGDPVLRGHVLIAPGDKHMLLERQGARYYVSVKQGPLVSRHRPSVDVLFRSAARSAGSNAMGIIMTGMGDDGAKGMLEMHQAGAYTVAQDEATSVVFGMPKEAIAKGGVDRILPLDQIAREVLITQQKF; from the coding sequence ATGGGCAAGAAGATACGCGTTCTGATCATCGATGACTCCGCCAGCGTTCGCCAGACGCTCGTCCGCGTGCTGCAGGAGGATCCCGAAATCGAAGTCATGGGGGTGGCAACCGACCCCTTCATGGCAGCCAAGAAAATCCAGGAGGAAATTCCCGACGTCATCACGCTCGACGTCGAGATGCCGAGGATGGATGGCATAACCTTTCTGCGCAAACTGATGTCGCAGCGGCCCATCCCCGTCGTCATGTGCTCCTCGCTGACGGAGGCAGGATCCGAGACGCTGCTGCAGGCCCTGGAGGCGGGCGCCGTCGATGTCATCCTGAAATCGAAGATCGGCGCTGCCGACAGTCTCGCCGACGATGCCGTGCGCATCCGTGAAGTGGTCAAGAGCGCATCCCATGCCCGTCTTGGCAACATGCGGCGGGCGATGAGCGCCCTGAGGCCGGGCCGGGAAGCGCCGCCGCAGAAACTGACGGCTGATGCGATGCTGCCGCCGCCAACCGGACGCGCAATGGCGAAGACCACGGAAATGGTCGTCTGCGTCGGCGCTTCGACGGGCGGGACGGAAGCGCTACGCGAATTCCTCGAAGCACTGCCGGCCAATGCGCCGGGCATGGTCATCGTCCAGCACATGCCGGAGAAGTTCACCGCTGCCTTCGCGAAGAGACTGAACGGGCTCTGCGAAGTCGAAGTGAAGGAAGCCGTCGATGGCGATCCCGTGCTGCGCGGCCATGTGCTGATCGCGCCCGGCGACAAGCACATGCTGCTCGAAAGGCAGGGGGCCCGGTATTATGTCTCGGTCAAGCAGGGGCCGCTGGTTTCGCGGCATCGTCCTTCCGTCGACGTACTCTTCCGTTCGGCTGCGCGCAGCGCCGGTTCGAACGCGATGGGCATCATCATGACCGGCATGGGCGACGACGGTGCCAAGGGAATGTTGGAGATGCATCAGGCTGGCGCCTATACCGTCGCGCAAGATGAGGCGACATCAGTCGTCTTCGGGATGCCGAAAGAGGCGATCGCCAAGGGTGGGGTGGATCGGATCCTGCCGCTCGATCAGATCGCCCGAGAAGTCCTCATTACCCAGCAGAAATTCTGA
- a CDS encoding CheR family methyltransferase translates to MSMAAAETQIGDRISKRNFDKLARFIYDYSGIKMPPTKLTMLEGRLRRRLRATNHATFDDYCDFLFHEDGLEHETVYLIDAVTTNKTDFFREARHFDYMQQTALPTLAGNGVRIIRTWSSACSTGAEPYTMAMVLEEFAGARNDVDYTILATDLSTDVLNAARLGIYAEDMIQPVPRDMQRKYVMVPKSPTRREVRISPFLRSRVGFARMNLMDESYPVGEAMHIIFCRNVLIYFDKPTQAGVLKRLCDRLAVGGYLFIGHSESIAGIDLPLKQVSNTVFQRT, encoded by the coding sequence ATGAGTATGGCTGCAGCAGAAACCCAGATCGGAGATCGGATCAGCAAGCGCAATTTCGATAAGCTTGCCCGATTCATCTACGACTACAGCGGCATCAAGATGCCGCCGACCAAACTGACGATGCTCGAAGGCCGCCTGCGGCGTCGCCTTCGGGCGACCAACCACGCGACCTTCGACGACTATTGCGATTTCCTGTTCCACGAGGACGGGCTCGAGCATGAGACCGTCTATCTGATCGATGCGGTGACCACGAACAAGACGGACTTCTTCCGGGAGGCCCGCCACTTCGACTATATGCAGCAGACGGCGTTGCCGACGCTGGCCGGGAACGGCGTCCGCATCATCCGGACGTGGAGTTCGGCGTGCTCCACGGGTGCCGAGCCTTACACAATGGCGATGGTCCTTGAGGAGTTCGCCGGCGCGCGCAACGACGTCGACTACACGATCCTTGCAACCGATCTCAGTACCGACGTGTTGAACGCCGCTCGCCTCGGCATCTACGCCGAAGACATGATCCAGCCGGTGCCGCGCGACATGCAGCGCAAGTACGTCATGGTGCCGAAGAGCCCGACGCGCCGCGAGGTCCGGATTTCGCCGTTCCTGCGCAGTAGGGTCGGTTTTGCCCGGATGAACCTGATGGACGAGAGCTATCCGGTCGGCGAAGCCATGCACATCATCTTCTGCCGCAATGTGCTGATCTACTTCGACAAGCCGACGCAGGCGGGCGTGCTCAAGCGATTGTGCGATCGTCTCGCCGTCGGCGGCTACCTGTTCATCGGTCACTCCGAGTCCATCGCCGGAATCGACTTGCCGCTGAAGCAGGTTTCCAACACCGTGTTCCAGCGCACTTAA